A single window of Chitinophaga sp. XS-30 DNA harbors:
- the coaBC gene encoding bifunctional phosphopantothenoylcysteine decarboxylase/phosphopantothenate--cysteine ligase CoaBC, whose amino-acid sequence MLQGKKILLGVTGSIAAYKAALLVRLLVKEGAEVKVMMTPAACEFITPLTLSTLSKHEVGVHVSENGSWSNHVMLGRWADVMLIAPASVNTIAKMANGICDNLLLAVYLSATCPVLFAPAMDEDMWLHPATKANISKLISYGHRQLPVFKGELASGLFGEGRMAEPEDIVTYVRDFLGGSRPLAGKTALVSAGPTQEPIDPVRFISNHSSGKMGIALAEALAEAGAKVQLVLGPTPLSTGHAGVSITRVVTAAEMYDNCLRLSPGTDIMVMAAAVADYRPRTVADIKIKKKDDDMSIALERTADIARTLGEQKKNGQLLIGFSLETNNEREYALKKLKDKHMDMVVLNSLNDAGAGFNHDTNKVTLLSSNGNEKALPLLSKQEVARNIVLAIIELQHA is encoded by the coding sequence ATGTTACAAGGGAAAAAAATTCTACTGGGTGTTACCGGCAGTATTGCCGCCTACAAGGCTGCCTTGCTCGTGCGGCTGCTGGTAAAGGAAGGGGCTGAAGTGAAAGTGATGATGACGCCGGCTGCCTGCGAGTTCATTACGCCGCTCACCCTGTCCACTTTATCGAAGCACGAGGTTGGCGTACACGTCAGCGAGAACGGCAGCTGGAGCAATCATGTGATGCTCGGCCGCTGGGCGGATGTCATGCTGATCGCTCCGGCCTCCGTGAATACCATTGCCAAAATGGCCAACGGCATCTGTGATAACCTGTTGCTGGCCGTGTATCTCTCCGCCACCTGTCCGGTATTGTTCGCACCCGCGATGGATGAGGACATGTGGCTGCATCCCGCTACCAAAGCGAATATCTCCAAACTTATTTCGTACGGCCATCGTCAGTTGCCTGTGTTTAAAGGGGAATTGGCCAGCGGTCTTTTCGGGGAAGGCAGAATGGCCGAACCGGAAGACATCGTGACCTATGTGCGCGATTTCCTGGGCGGCAGCCGTCCCCTTGCCGGCAAAACAGCCCTTGTATCCGCGGGCCCCACACAGGAGCCGATAGATCCCGTGCGTTTCATCAGCAATCATTCCAGTGGAAAAATGGGGATTGCACTGGCGGAAGCGCTCGCCGAAGCAGGCGCCAAAGTGCAGCTCGTGCTGGGCCCTACACCGCTTTCCACCGGTCACGCGGGGGTGAGCATCACCCGTGTGGTGACCGCCGCCGAGATGTACGACAACTGCCTGCGCTTGTCGCCCGGAACGGATATCATGGTGATGGCCGCGGCGGTGGCGGATTACCGGCCCCGTACCGTGGCGGATATCAAGATCAAGAAGAAGGATGATGATATGAGCATTGCGCTGGAGCGGACGGCGGACATTGCCCGTACCCTTGGTGAACAAAAGAAGAACGGCCAGCTGCTGATCGGTTTTTCCCTCGAAACCAACAATGAAAGGGAATATGCGTTAAAGAAGTTAAAGGACAAGCATATGGACATGGTGGTGCTGAACTCCCTCAACGATGCCGGCGCCGGATTCAACCATGATACCAATAAAGTGACGCTGCTGTCCTCCAACGGAAACGAAAAGGCCCTTCCGCTCTTGTCAAAACAGGAAGTTGCCCGCAACATAGTTTTAGCCATAATTGAACTGCAACATGCTTAG
- a CDS encoding DNA-directed RNA polymerase subunit omega, with protein sequence MSKIKRSLSSSMNPWVETRNTTDIKNRTGNLYESIAIIAKRANQINITVKEELHSKLEEFASHTDNLEEVHENKEQIEISRFYERLANSAIQATNEFLDNKIYFRKNDDDLYS encoded by the coding sequence ATGAGCAAGATAAAAAGAAGTCTGTCCAGTAGCATGAATCCCTGGGTAGAGACCAGGAATACGACGGACATCAAGAACAGAACCGGTAACCTGTATGAGTCCATTGCCATTATTGCCAAAAGGGCAAACCAGATCAATATTACCGTAAAGGAGGAACTGCATTCCAAACTGGAAGAGTTCGCCAGCCATACGGATAACCTGGAGGAAGTGCACGAGAACAAAGAGCAGATAGAGATCTCCCGTTTCTACGAAAGACTGGCCAATTCTGCTATTCAGGCCACCAACGAGTTCCTGGATAACAAGATCTATTTCCGTAAGAACGATGATGATCTGTATAGCTGA